One stretch of Prunus persica cultivar Lovell chromosome G1, Prunus_persica_NCBIv2, whole genome shotgun sequence DNA includes these proteins:
- the LOC18792013 gene encoding replication protein A 32 kDa subunit B, whose translation MSFTQFDGTAAFSGGGFMPPQATQTADPSFNTSKNRDVQTLLPLTVKQIKDAFVSANEKSEFVIDGVDVNNVTLVGMVRDKVGRITDVAFILDDGTGRLDCNKWFDEAIDANEMERILDGMYVRVHGRLKSFQGKKTLNVFSIRPVNDYNEIASHFIECIYVHVYNSRLQKAHVDVGVTTQPHMTIPTNQFSGQYSFDGQSSTEVKVLEILSQPSYLGREEGAHLDDIARQLKIPVNDLMLAVDNLVQEGKVYSTVDDFHFKSTANA comes from the exons ATGAGCTTCACCCAATTCGATGGCACTGCGGCGTTCTCTGGCGGTGGCTTCATGCCCCCTCAGGCCACCCAGACAGCCGATCCCTCTTTCAATACCTCCAAG AATCGTGACGTTCAGACATTGCTGCCACTTACAGTAAAGCAGATAAAGGATGCATTTGTCTCAGCAAatgaaaaatcagaatttgTTATTGACGGTGTTGACGTGAACAAT GTTACACTTGTGGGGATGGTCCGTGACAAAGTTGGAAGAATTACGGATGTTGCTTTCATTCTTGACGATGGGACTGGACGGTTGGATTGTAACAAGTG GTTTGATGAAGCAATAGACGCAAATGAAATGGAAAGAATCTT GGATGGAATGTATGTCCGGGTTCATGGACGCTTGAAGAGCTTTCAGGGCAAAAAGACCTTAAATGTCTTCTCTattag GCCTGTGAATGACTATAATGAGATTGCAAGCCACTTCATTGAGTGTATATACGTCCATGTCTACAACAGCAGGTTACAG AAAGCACATGTTGATGTTGGCGTCACTACTCAACCACATATGACAATCCCAACAAATCAG TTTTCTGGCCAATATAGCTTCGATGGACAGAGTAGCACTGAAGTAAAGGTCTTAGAAATTTTGAGCCAGCCTTCATACCT TGGAAGGGAAGAGGGGGCACACCTTGATGATATAGCccgacaactgaaaattccagTGAATGATCtcat GTTAGCTGTTGATAATCTAGTACAGGAAGGCAAAGTTTACTCAACAGTTGATGACTTTCACTTCAAATCAACTGCCAATGCTTGA
- the LOC18791324 gene encoding uncharacterized protein LOC18791324 translates to MPSKPDSNSSPYIFIPNSSHKLIYLHLTFHQCRKSTQKNQTLKTHRKPMDFELRRKMEIKGVSVPGGFDQELLFNRNLSRNPSVGCSSRIYYCRSSEGVPFNWEMQPGTPRNPPKEEAIPPISPPPAALSLGLPKPYMDQQPNKRPPTSPLPRLKFWRKSKKNKQRKNNVHDNVNYVVGGSDKFDKVEFCSSDSEFMASTSPQNSSPSSSSSFSFSKGRLSRQCSSLQSTQARESFSSSGHFSCSPWKFSSALISIARRV, encoded by the coding sequence ATGCCTTCAAAGCCGGATTCAAATTCCTCTCCCTATATATTTATACCCAACTCTTCCCATAAACTCATATACTTGCATCTAACTTTTCATCAGTGCCGAAAAAGTACccagaaaaatcaaactctGAAAACACACCGAAAGCCGATGGATTTCGAGCTTCGAAGGAAGATGGAGATCAAAGGAGTTTCAGTACCTGGAGGGTTTGATCAAGAGCTTTTGTTCAACAGAAACCTATCAAGAAATCCCTCAGTGGGTTGCTCTTCTAGGATTTATTACTGCAGAAGCAGTGAAGGGGTTCCATTCAATTGGGAAATGCAGCCAGGGACACCAAGAAACCCcccaaaagaagaagcaattcCACCAATAAGTCCTCCCCCAGCTGCGCTCAGCTTAGGGCTGCCCAAACCCTACATGGATCAACAGCCTAACAAAAGGCCTCCAACAAGTCCACTACCCAGGCTCAAGTTTTGGagaaaaagtaagaaaaacaaacaacgtAAGAACAATGTTCATGACAACGTTAATTATGTGGTTGGGGGGTCAGATAAGTTTGATAAGGTGGAGTTTTGCAGCTCTGACTCTGAGTTCATGGCATCAACTTCGCCTCAGAACTCGAGCCCTTCGTCTTCGTCCTcgttttctttctcaaaaggTCGGCTTTCGAGGCAGTGCTCGAGTTTGCAGAGCACTCAGGCAAGGGAGTCTTTCAGCAGTTCTGGTCATTTCAGCTGCAGTCCTTGGAAGTTTAGCTCTGCCCTTATTAGCATTGCAAGGCGAGTTTGA